A region of bacterium DNA encodes the following proteins:
- the cas6 gene encoding CRISPR-associated endoribonuclease Cas6 — MRIGVVYKIDKLPIEYRSCFFNLIKEAIKQEAPELYEQFYLSNHHQTKPFCFSVFFECVQISADILTIRRNTRLYLSTLDISEDPQATGIKIYNGLLKVKTMDFPLDETLHLINIFPLNEKNKTYFTQGEICFKTMSPIIVVDRDKKPVLHPQTKNEISHFSGPENTISLDESRFLKELIFSLKELNITKLEFIPVDLKKEVIKYTISDHLKTKAPMKLIGFKGKFILKGNPDDLYKIYQLGLGFRRNQGFGMVEVV; from the coding sequence ATGAGGATAGGGGTTGTTTATAAGATTGATAAATTACCCATAGAGTATCGATCTTGTTTTTTTAACCTGATAAAAGAGGCAATTAAACAAGAAGCTCCGGAATTATATGAACAATTTTATTTATCTAACCATCACCAGACCAAACCGTTTTGTTTTAGTGTTTTTTTTGAGTGTGTCCAAATCTCGGCTGATATTCTGACCATAAGACGCAATACCAGACTCTATCTTTCTACTCTGGATATCTCAGAAGACCCACAAGCCACTGGTATAAAGATTTATAATGGATTACTTAAAGTAAAAACTATGGATTTTCCTCTTGACGAAACTCTCCATCTAATTAATATCTTTCCTCTCAATGAAAAAAATAAGACCTATTTTACTCAAGGAGAGATTTGTTTTAAAACTATGTCACCCATCATTGTTGTTGACAGAGACAAAAAGCCTGTTTTACATCCACAAACAAAGAATGAAATTAGCCACTTTTCTGGTCCCGAAAATACTATCTCCCTTGATGAATCTCGATTTCTTAAGGAACTTATCTTTAGCCTGAAAGAACTTAATATTACCAAATTGGAATTTATCCCGGTTGACTTAAAAAAAGAGGTCATCAAATATACCATTAGCGACCATTTAAAAACTAAAGCACCAATGAAACTTATCGGATTTAAAGGTAAGTTCATTCTAAAAGGTAATCCTGATGACTTATATAAAATCTACCAACTCGGGCTTGGCTTCAGACGAAATCAAGGATTTGGGATGGTGGAGGTGGTGTGA
- a CDS encoding 3D domain-containing protein, whose translation MMTNYLKRKWMVILIIFTFAIVGYAKSFVNVTIYVDNNFLQLKTNKNTVLDVLNSTNIGLDKNDIVRPGIETKLRNKMFIRVYRLTKEEIKEKKTIPYPTQYQYNPQLLLGKTLVKQYGKQGLKEIVAQKTSLDGVNIKEKIIEEKILNKPVTCIIVKGTRRYVPPPLLNAKASIKKVLNMVATAYSDSKISCGKWAGCVTSIGLKARYGIIAVDPGVIPLRTKLYVEGYGYGIAGDTGSAIKGNRIDLCFNTHQEAIRYGKKNVKVYILE comes from the coding sequence ATGATGACGAATTATCTAAAAAGAAAATGGATGGTAATATTAATTATTTTCACATTTGCTATTGTTGGCTATGCAAAAAGTTTTGTCAATGTAACTATTTATGTTGATAATAATTTTCTACAACTAAAAACTAATAAAAATACAGTTCTGGATGTATTAAACTCTACTAACATTGGTCTGGATAAGAATGATATTGTTCGACCGGGGATTGAGACTAAATTACGAAATAAGATGTTTATTCGTGTTTATCGCCTGACAAAAGAAGAAATAAAGGAGAAAAAAACTATCCCCTACCCTACCCAATATCAATACAACCCTCAACTTCTATTGGGTAAAACACTTGTGAAACAATATGGAAAACAAGGATTAAAAGAAATCGTTGCTCAAAAGACCTCTCTTGATGGCGTTAATATAAAAGAAAAGATTATCGAGGAAAAGATTTTGAACAAACCTGTAACTTGCATTATAGTTAAAGGAACAAGAAGATATGTGCCACCTCCTCTTCTAAATGCAAAAGCAAGTATAAAAAAAGTATTAAATATGGTTGCCACAGCATATTCTGATTCTAAAATATCCTGCGGTAAATGGGCAGGATGTGTAACCTCTATTGGATTAAAAGCAAGATATGGTATCATTGCGGTTGACCCAGGGGTTATTCCTTTGAGAACTAAATTATATGTTGAAGGATATGGCTATGGTATTGCGGGAGATACTGGCAGTGCCATTAAAGGGAATCGAATAGATTTATGTTTTAATACCCATCAGGAAGCAATAAGATATGGAAAAAAGAATGTAAAAGTTTATATCCTGGAATAA
- the pabB gene encoding aminodeoxychorismate synthase component I: MTYPIIKEIPIIEPIKLFSIFKEHNYPFFLDSGMNKYDLGRYSFIGFEPFLVFKSKNKQIQYEIRNNIDIQQIQNPISNIQNFINDPFEVLRKLVNQYQLQQISNFPSFIGGAVGYFSYEMRHLIEDVPGKGIDDLMIPDCIFCFYDLIFIFDHLKQKAYISSSGFPENGRLREKKAENRLNKTLNKLSKSSPQNPKPKTQNVEIVSNFTRQEYLEAVRKAKEYISAGDIYQVNLSQRLSANLCMSAFELYKRLRRSNPAPFACFLDLKDVIIASASPERFLQVEGKNVVTRPIKGTRPRGKTKKENLKLKNELKISQKDRAELIMIVDLLRNDLGRVCKFGSVKVNELIKLETHPTVFHTVGIISGELKPDKDRFDLLKACFPGGSITGAPKIRAMEIIDELEPTKRHIYTGSIGYLSFTQSMDLNIAIRTFVIKNNKTYFHVGGGIVADSIPEEEYNETLHKGKAMIEAIMG, translated from the coding sequence ATGACTTATCCAATAATTAAAGAAATCCCAATAATTGAGCCGATAAAACTCTTCAGTATCTTCAAAGAACATAATTACCCATTCTTCCTTGATAGTGGAATGAATAAATATGATTTAGGTAGATATTCCTTCATCGGTTTTGAGCCATTCCTTGTTTTTAAAAGTAAAAATAAACAGATTCAATACGAAATTCGGAATAATATAGATATTCAACAAATCCAAAATCCAATATCCAATATCCAAAATTTTATAAATGACCCATTTGAAGTATTAAGAAAACTTGTTAATCAATATCAACTACAACAAATCTCAAATTTTCCTTCTTTTATAGGGGGAGCAGTTGGTTACTTCAGTTATGAAATGCGACATTTAATCGAAGATGTTCCTGGAAAAGGAATTGATGACCTGATGATACCGGATTGTATTTTCTGCTTTTATGATTTAATTTTCATCTTTGACCACTTAAAACAAAAGGCTTATATTTCATCAAGCGGGTTTCCTGAAAATGGAAGATTAAGAGAGAAAAAGGCTGAAAATAGACTAAACAAAACGCTGAATAAATTATCAAAATCCAGCCCCCAGAACCCAAAACCCAAAACCCAAAATGTGGAAATAGTTTCTAATTTTACTCGTCAAGAATATTTAGAGGCAGTGAGAAAGGCTAAGGAATATATTAGTGCCGGTGATATTTATCAGGTTAATTTATCACAAAGACTCTCGGCTAATCTTTGTATGTCGGCGTTTGAACTCTATAAACGGCTAAGGAGGTCAAATCCAGCACCATTTGCTTGCTTTTTAGACTTAAAGGATGTCATTATTGCCAGTGCCTCGCCAGAGCGATTTTTACAGGTAGAGGGTAAAAATGTCGTCACCAGACCAATTAAAGGAACAAGACCCAGAGGAAAGACCAAAAAAGAGAATTTGAAGTTAAAAAATGAATTGAAAATAAGCCAGAAGGATAGAGCAGAACTAATAATGATAGTTGATCTTTTGCGAAATGATTTAGGTCGAGTATGTAAATTTGGGTCTGTGAAGGTTAATGAGTTGATAAAATTAGAAACGCATCCAACAGTATTTCATACAGTAGGTATTATCTCTGGGGAATTAAAACCAGATAAGGATAGATTTGATTTATTAAAGGCATGTTTTCCCGGCGGTTCAATTACCGGCGCTCCAAAAATTAGGGCAATGGAAATAATTGATGAATTAGAACCAACAAAAAGGCATATTTATACAGGGTCTATTGGATATTTAAGTTTCACCCAAAGTATGGATTTAAATATTGCAATTCGCACCTTTGTTATCAAAAACAACAAAACTTACTTCCATGTAGGTGGTGGAATAGTCGCAGATTCTATACCAGAAGAAGAGTATAATGAAACCCTTCATAAAGGAAAGGCAATGATTGAAGCAATCATGGGATAA